A genomic stretch from Helianthus annuus cultivar XRQ/B chromosome 1, HanXRQr2.0-SUNRISE, whole genome shotgun sequence includes:
- the LOC110928975 gene encoding uncharacterized protein LOC110928975 — translation MSISVDSNNLSFVNDLNPGKDMWNMKARIIRKWNQGYKMEIIYIDEKGAKIQAGIKSHMIPVFDGQLQEDAVVILSKFDVGENKDLYKVVVQPYKINFYRCTTVTRVRDWQGVEYGFNFRAYEDILQGEALNALSVDVAGSVICCGDLEIFDRPPKETKKMNFDIEDLE, via the exons ATGTCAATATCAGTTGACAGTAATAATCTTAGTTTTGTTAACGATTTGAATCCTGGGAAGGATATGTGGAACATGAAGGCGAGAATTATTCGAAAATGGAATCAGGGTTACAAGATGGAGATCATCTACATTGATGAGAAG GGTGCTAAGATTCAAGCAGGTATTAAGAGTCATATGATACCTGTTTTTGATGGACAGCTGCAAGAAGATGCTGTTGTGATTCTGTCGAAATTTGATGTTGGTGAgaataaagatttatataaaGTAGTAGTGCAGCCttataaaatcaacttttatAGATGCACAACTGTTACTCGTGTGAGAGATTGGCAAGGTGTTGAGTATGGTTTCAATTTCAGAGCTTATGAAGATATTCTTCAAGGAGAGGCGTTAAACGCTTTGAGTGTTG ATGTTGCTGGATCTGTGATTTGTTGTGGAGATCTTGAAATCTTTGATCGACCTCCAAAGGAGACTAAGAAGATGAATTTCGATATTGAAGATTTGGAGTAA